The sequence below is a genomic window from Brevibacillus agri.
GTTGAGTTGTGTCAGAAGAGGGATTTGCTTAGCGTTTCCAAACAACTCGGAATCTGCTATACGACATTGGAACGGTGGTATTACCAACTGGCTCCTCAGCTTCTCGCTAAGCCCCAAGATCATCTTACGCCTACTATGGTCTGTCTGGACGAGTTTGCTCTCCAAAAAGGACACAAGTACGGTGTCAACCTCATGGATGCACAAAGCGGGCATATCTGGCAGGTTACAGAAGGGCGTTCACGTGAGCAGGTTCGTCAGGCTCTCATGAACTGGCCCTTTGCTACGCCTCCACAGGTTGTTGTGACAGACTTGGCTCCTGGAATGGCTGAGACGGTTCACGGTGTTTGGAAGGATGCCACGGTAGTAGCGGACAAGTTCCACGTCATTCAACTCTTCTCCAAATCGTTAGAAGCTGCTCGTAAACGTACCCGTTCGCGGGGAACTCATCGCCGGGGTAGACATGAACAACGTCTGCTCCACACACCTCCTGATAAACTGAAACCTGAGGAACAGGAGGAATTGAAAGCCTGGTTCGCTCAAGATCCCCATTTGGAACGCCTTTACAACGCTCTTCAGCACATGAGAACGGTATATGCAGCTCAGACAGAAGAGTCGGGAAAAGAAGCACTCCAACAATGGATAACCGAGCACCTCACATCTCCCACCTCTGCCGTCCGTTCGATTGCAAAAACAATCGTTCAATGGCGACAGTCGGTTCAGAATTATTTTTCGTTTCGAGTTACAAATGCTCCGATTGAAGGGACACACAACAAAGTGAAAGTCATCAAGCGACGAGCCTATGGGTATCGCAACATCGAGCGGTTCAAGATTCGAATTCGGCTGGAGTGTAAACCAGCCATATAAAAAAGTGAAAAACTACGCTAGAGGAAGATCAAGCACGTTTAATGGTGAAGAGCTTGAATAAGGATTATTTTCTATTTTTTGTAAAGGGTACAAAATCAAAAAGATAACATTGTTTCTTATAGGAAAGGAACCTTTATGAACCCGCAACTAAAACAACTCCTGCTCCACTTCGACGACGCAGCCGAATGGTATGCCCCGAAAGACTTCGATTACCGAAAAGAAATGCAGCAAGTAAAAATGGTAAAAGCCCGCTTGGAAGCTGAAACAGACAACCGTTTCGAACTGGACGACTGCGTACAGGACGCCTCGTTTTTCGCAGAGATGTACATCCTGGAAAAAAGCCAACACGATGCGAAAGCGAGCGGGGGAAGCTATGCGATGTGCTACGAGCTGGCGATCCGCTTTTCGGCCTTTGGACGGTTCGTGACGATCCTTGGTGCTTTTGACGAGACGGGAAAGCAACCAGACATGAACCGCATCATCGCCACGCTGCAGGAGAACGGCTACCGCTACATCCCCGCAGACGAGCTGAACACCTTGTACGATGGGAAAAATCAAGCGATGATCGGCGAATACACCTGGTGGAACCGATTTTTCGACTACTTGTAACAGCCGCATCCTTCTTTTGCCCGCCGCTTTGGACGAACCATTTTTGTCTAGCGGGGCTTAACCTATCCGATCCACGTACATTCAGTTCGCCCGGCATGCCGAAACAATCGTTATCTCGCTTCCGACCGGCCTATCTGGCTGTACCATGCTCAAGCCAATGGAAGCTGAGAGGGCAGTTCCCCCGCCTAAACAGCGAGTGGCGGAACAGTTTGGATGTACTCGCCACGCTGGCAAAATAAGAGAAACGCTAGCAACTCCCGTGAAAAAGATTAACCTCACCTAACTTTGGTCAGGAGACAGCAAATAGAGAAGCAAAGTATAGTAAAGGTACCCGAAAGGAAAATCCTCCCTTTCCGTTGATGGACGCCATTGTCGATGAAAATCGCCCTCCTGATGGCGTGGCCTTTGTGGAAGCTCCATTTCTCCGCGCAGTTTTCGCAAAGATAGCGGGCTTCATCAAAGATTCGGTCAAAAGAACGAATGCATCCTCTCGCCCGTTTGCCGTCAACTGCCCCTTGAGTTGCTTGAGGGGTATTTTTTATGAAAACGGCTCCTTGTTCGCTAAGCTTGAACAAGGAGCCGCCACTGTTTTTCGCGCATGATCGTGTTTCTGCTCATTTGACCATCGTAGCCAGAAAATCATGCAGTTTTTCCAGCGAACGAATATTTTGATTGCAAGTGACGCTGTCTTGACACAAGTAGTTTCCTTTTTTCAAATACGTGCCGTTGCCCGCCCCCCGCGCTTCCAGGACGAACATGCCGATGTCGGTAATTTTGTTGCAGATCGCACAAATCCCTTTTTTGGGCAGGGGAGTAAAAACGCCGTGAATGCCGATCAGCTTGTCAGGGTAGTAGGCGATAATGTACTTTTTGTCTGCCCCGCTGTCGAACCAGCTTACATACGACGTTTCGGCATACGGGATTTCCGCTGTCGCAGGCGGCTTGAGCTTCTTGACCTTCGGGAACATTTTTTTGATCGCTTGCTCGGTCAAAGCGGGAAAAGGGATGATATACGGCGAGAGCCGCAGCAAAAACTGTTTGGCTTCGTTCTTTTCCTTGATGGCTGCGAGTGGCGCAAGCAGTTGTTTTTGTTCCTCTGTCATGCCGGGGAAGAGCTGGAACACGGATTCCTGGGCGATTTCTTTGCGGGCCCGGATGACGTTAGGGTCTGTGCTGCTTGTGTATGCGTTCAACAAGGTTTGCACCTGTGCTTTGATGAAGTGATAGTGGTGGGGTGAAATAAATGGTTGCATCTTTCTGGTTCCTCCTTGCAGCGTACTCCGTCAGGCGTGAGGAGTTGTGATGGTGTTTGTACCTTCTACTGTAAAAGGAGCGGAGTGCGCTGCAAAGGGAAAGAACGATTGTAAAAAGAACTCGGCATAGGAAAAGCACTGACCGTCTCGTGGACGCGCCAGTGCTTTTGTCTATTTGGCATACACAATCTTTTTGATCGTTTCCGTCGAGAGAAAGTACTGCTCGGCCAGCTCCTGGATGGAGGCGCCTTCGCGAAAAGCGTTGCGGATCGCGCTGTTGCGTTCATCCAACTGTTTTCTGCCGCCGGTCCGGGTCCCCCATTTGTGATGGGCCGTCTTCGGTTTCGGAATGTAGATGATTTCTCCCTGCACGTACTTTTGGATTTCTGCGATCAAGGTTTCTGGCAGCATGCTGGCTGCATTCACATATTTCATTTCCGCTCGCTCCTTATTTTTGAAGTGAAAAATAAGGGGCAAAGCCAGGAAATAAGAAATGAGATACGTTAGAGAAGGCGATGAATTGTCTAAACGACTGTCCACCTCATGCAAAGTATCGCCTTATTCCCAGGCTTTGCATGAGACGCTGCAGTATCTGGCAAACCAATTCCATTCACCAACCACACACCCCCTCGTTCGCGTTTTCTCCCTGCGCGCCGCCAAGTGCCCGCGCAGTAGTTCCCATTATAAATCATCTGTCCGCCATTTGCACCGCGGCTCTGGCGATTTTTTCGCCACGCGCGCGCCGTCCGCCTATGCGACAAAGGAGCGGGGGACTCTTTACCTGGTCACAAGAGTGCGGAGCTGTTCTTCCGTCCACTTTTCCACATCCAGCAGCGCCTGGTATGGATCGTCTCCCGGAATGTTAAAATAGGAGGCAAAAGCAGGTTCGGTTTTCAGGCCGTCTTGCTTGAGCTGGCGGATGGCGCGGAGGGCGTCAGCGCCACCGAGCAGCAGCAAACGGTGCTCGACGACCATGTGCCGATACGCATTTTGCTGTTCGACCGGGCGCGGTTGGGCAAACAGCTCAAACCAGAAGCCGCAGGCAAAAAACGCAATCAGGCAGGTGGGCACGCCTTGCACGAGCAGACGAGCTTCCTCGTAGCCTTCATACGCCGCATACGAAGCGCGGACGACGTCGGCAAACTGCTCGAGGTCGTGGCACTCGCAAATAATGTCCAGATCGCTGTCCGCAATGTCGATGTCCAGAGGGATCGTACCTGCGAGCACGGGATCGAACGCTTGCAGCCGCTGCATGACCGCGGATTGGGCGATGGCCTGGCCCGCAGCTTTTTGTTTCGGTGTCCCGTTGTGCAAATAAGAGAGGTCGCGCCAGTTTCGCGTCATAGTAACCCTCCGCTTTCGTTAAAATAGGCAGGTACTCCTCGCAGACGGCCTCACGGATTCGCAAAAGAAGAGTGCAACTTCAATCGGCTTTTTCTCGTATTACCTATGTGAGAGGAGTGCATAGAGAATGGATATTGTTCTTTGGATTATCGTGTTGGTGCTTTTCGCGCTAAGTATCGCCGGTATATTTTTGCCAGTACTACCCGATACGATTTTACTGTGGGCAGGCTTTTTGCTCTACCACTTTTTCATAGCCGATCCGGGAGCGGGGTTGCCAGCGTCTTTCTGGTGGGGGATGGTGGTGCTCAGTATCTTGCTGTACGGTGCGGATTTGTTGACCAACATGTTTTTCGTGAAAAAGTACGGCGGCTCCAAATGGTCTTCGGTGGCTGCGGCCGTAGGGATTGTTCTCGGAATCTTCGTGTTCCCGCCGTTCGGGATGCTGATTATGCCGTTCGTGCTCGTGGTGCTGGTGGAGTTGCTCGTGCAAAAGCAGCCGATAGAGAAAGCGGTAAAGGCAGGCTTTGGCTCGCTGATCGGCTTTTTGGGAAGCGCAGTTGTCAAAGTCGTGTTGCAGGTGAGCATGATCGTCTGGTTTTTCCTTGCCAGATAAATATAATGATAGAGACGAAAAAGGACAGCGGAGGCTGTCCTTTTTTCATGCGCTGGAACGATTAGTGGATGAGGCGATAGACGCCAATGACTTTTCCGAGAATGGTGACGTTGTCCAAAATGATCGGTTCCATCGTCGCGTTTTCCGGCTGGAGGCGGAAGTGGTTCTTCTCTTTGAAAAAGCGCTTGACGGTCGCTTCGTCTTCTTCTGTCATGGCGACGACGATATCGCCGTTGTTGGCGACGTGCTGCTGGCGCACGATTACGTAGTCGCCGTCCAGGATACCGGCGTCGATCATGCTGTTCCCGGAAATCCGCAGCATGTACACCTTGTCTGAAGTCACGATATTTTCTGGAAGCGGGAAGTACTCTTCGACGTCCTCAATCGCGGTAATCGGCTGCCCGGCGGTTACTTTCCCGATGACGGGAACGCGAACGACAGAGTCCTCGAAGTTGTCCTGGAAGCGGTCTTCCTCAGACAGCAGTTCGATGGCGCGAGGCTTGGTAGGGTCGCGGCGGATCAGCCCTTTCTTTTCCAAGCGCGCCAGATGACCGTGCACAGTAGAGCTGGAGGCAAGTCCGACAGCTTCGCCGATTTCGCGGACGGATGGAGGATAGCCTTTGTCCCGGACTTCCTTGCGAATAAATTCGATTATGGCTTGTTGTCTGCTGGATAATTTTGACATAGAGAGACACCCCTGATTTCTCGAACATGTTTTCCTATATTATACCATGGGAGCTTGCGTTCGACAAACATAAGTTCGATTTTGATGCGAACAGGAATTTTTGACAGGGTAAATGCATTTGATTCGACAGCATCGGCCAAATCTCGAAAAAAGCGCGGGCGGGCGGCCGGAGCCGTAAGTTGCAGCCGTTCCATTGTAATAGAGCCGGGCTAACTCCAAGTCGGCAAACAGTTCCATCGTCGCGGAGCCGGGCTTACGTCGAGCCACAAGCCGCTCCATCGTCGCGGAGCCGGGCTTACGTCGAGCCAAAAGCCGCTCCACTGTCGCAGAGTCGAGCTCACGTCAAACCGCCAGCCGCTCCAGTACCGAAGAGCCGAGCTTACGTCAAGCCACAAACCGCACCAACGCGGCACACTTGGACTTCTGTTCAGGTAGCAAGCAACCAGCTAGAAACGAGCTAAATCCACCCCAATAGAGTCGCCCGGCAGCGTCATCCGAAGCAAAAACGGCTGCGCACAGCAGCTCCGCGCGAATTTGCGAGACGGCGGTTTTTGTATTGACATGAACATATGTTCTCATTTATGATAGGGATACGAACTTATAGAACGTATGTTTGCAGGGGGTCATATTATGAATGCCATGTCTATCCATAACCGTTTCGAGAAAAAGCAGCCTCGCCGCGTCCGTTTGGGCATCACGAGAGGACAAGCTATTTTGTTTTTGCTGACGTTCTCTCTCTTTTTTTACTTGCTTACCGAACTGGTGTTTGCCTCTTCTGCGCATAAAGAGCCGCTAAAAGGAAAAGAAGTGACCGTTCGCTCCGGCGACAGTCTTTGGACGATTGCTGTGCGCCATCATCATTCGGAAAAGGTGGATGTGCGCGATCTGATTTTCGATATCAAAATGGCGAACAACCTCGACAGCAATCTCATTTATCCGGGGCAGACCTTGTTCATCCCGGAAACGGACTGATTCGAGCACTTGCCCGCCATCCGCTCTCTTGCCAGTTCCGACTGATATGATATAATAAAGCGGCATTACTACAGAGTGGGAGGAACCGGAACGTGGTATCTGACGCGGAAATTAAACGAATCAACGAACTGGTCAAGAAATCTCGCGAGGTTGGCTTGACTGACGAGGAAAAGCAGGAGCAAAAAGCTCTGCGCCAAAAGTACATCGATGCGGTCAAGATGTCGCTTCGAGCGAATCTGGATTCCATCCGCTATGTGGAAGATCTTGAGGAAAATCGTCCAAAACAGTAAACTTACTTGTATTGATACGGCAGACATCCTTGCTTGACGCTCGGGTGTCTTTTTGTTCCTGACGACATCTGCCAGTTTTGCAATTGAGGAGGGGGACCAATGGCATGGGTGGCTGTAGCGGTTGGGGGAGCAGTCGGCTCGTTGCTTCGTTATGTGCTGGCGCTGGTTGCCAATCAGCCGGGCTGGCCTGTAGGCACGTGGCTGGCGAACATCATTGGCTCGTTTGCCATCGGCGTTTTGTTTGTGATCGGCAAGGAGCGGGGAGGCTTCTCGCCTGAGCTGTATCTTTTGTTTACGACAGGTATTATGGGCGGATTCACGACGTTTTCCACATTTTCGCTGGAAGTGGTTTCGTTCTGGGGAGGGGGACAATGGCTGCGCGGGCTCGTTTACGCCCTGCTCAGTATCGTGGTCGGCCTGCTCTCTTGTGCCGCGGGAATCTGGCTTGCCAGACAAATGCAATAACGACCATCACATTGATAAAAGACGAGAGGGGGGATGGGTGTGAGTACCCAACACCGCGATTACGAGGCAGAACAAAACAAGCTGGATGAGACGATTGCATTGATCGATGGGGAGATCGCTCGGCTGCGCGAAGAGATTCGGGAAGCGACCGACGATTACGTCAAGCAGGTCGTGAACGCAAGCAAGGCAAAAGACCTGCGTTATTTGGAGGATCACGGACGCGACAAGCCGTACTTTGGCCGAGTCGATTTTCTCAAGGACGAGGTTTACGAGCTTGACCAGGTGTACATCGGAAAAAGAGGGATCGTCCGCAGCGATACGTTTGATTCGATCGTCGTGGATTGGCGAGCGCCCATTGCCAGTCTCTATTATTCCGGAGAGAGCAAGGATGCGTTTTACCGGATGGGGCGCGAGATCGTGCGCGGCGAGGTGAGATTGAAGCGCAACTTCGCGATTGAGGACGGAAAAATCGTCGGGATTTACGATGGCGCTGTAAAAGAGACGATCAACCGCGAGATGGGGCACCCGGACGAGTTTTTGCAGGAAGGCTTCATCGACGAATTTTTGAACGCCAATCTGAACTTGACGAATGACAGCCGCTTAAAAGATATCGTCGCGACGATCCAGTCGGAGCAAAATGACATCATTCGCGCGGAAAAAGATCGGCCGATCGTCGTGCAAGGGGTTGCGGGCAGCGGAAAGACGACGATTGCGCTGCATCGGCTGTCGTACCTGATTTACAACTACCAGGATACGATGATGTCGAAAAAATTTATGGTGTTCGCCCCGAACCGGATGTTTCTGACGTACATATCAGAGGTGCTACCCGAGCTTGGCGTCGACGATGTTCAGCAATCGACGTTTGTAGACTGGGCGGCGCGGCTCGTGAAGCCGCTCATGCCCAAAGGCTGGCGGATCGTGAGCCCGGACAAACCGCTGCAGTTGTTTTTTGAAGAAGGGCAGGACGAGCGGGAGCAGGAAATCACCCGCCAT
It includes:
- a CDS encoding ISL3 family transposase, producing MSNQFTTDLIGLPSFQLSHWDKTTETDWVVTLTPNPASHLCPLCLKESTNHARPGYRLLRHRFIPSWGTVWVRVPVYRQRCHDCQITWTLEWDGIPYRGTATFAFRQMAVELCQKRDLLSVSKQLGICYTTLERWYYQLAPQLLAKPQDHLTPTMVCLDEFALQKGHKYGVNLMDAQSGHIWQVTEGRSREQVRQALMNWPFATPPQVVVTDLAPGMAETVHGVWKDATVVADKFHVIQLFSKSLEAARKRTRSRGTHRRGRHEQRLLHTPPDKLKPEEQEELKAWFAQDPHLERLYNALQHMRTVYAAQTEESGKEALQQWITEHLTSPTSAVRSIAKTIVQWRQSVQNYFSFRVTNAPIEGTHNKVKVIKRRAYGYRNIERFKIRIRLECKPAI
- a CDS encoding FusB/FusC family EF-G-binding protein — its product is MQPFISPHHYHFIKAQVQTLLNAYTSSTDPNVIRARKEIAQESVFQLFPGMTEEQKQLLAPLAAIKEKNEAKQFLLRLSPYIIPFPALTEQAIKKMFPKVKKLKPPATAEIPYAETSYVSWFDSGADKKYIIAYYPDKLIGIHGVFTPLPKKGICAICNKITDIGMFVLEARGAGNGTYLKKGNYLCQDSVTCNQNIRSLEKLHDFLATMVK
- a CDS encoding CD3324 family protein, producing MKYVNAASMLPETLIAEIQKYVQGEIIYIPKPKTAHHKWGTRTGGRKQLDERNSAIRNAFREGASIQELAEQYFLSTETIKKIVYAK
- a CDS encoding DUF4269 domain-containing protein; this encodes MTRNWRDLSYLHNGTPKQKAAGQAIAQSAVMQRLQAFDPVLAGTIPLDIDIADSDLDIICECHDLEQFADVVRASYAAYEGYEEARLLVQGVPTCLIAFFACGFWFELFAQPRPVEQQNAYRHMVVEHRLLLLGGADALRAIRQLKQDGLKTEPAFASYFNIPGDDPYQALLDVEKWTEEQLRTLVTR
- a CDS encoding DUF456 domain-containing protein; the encoded protein is MDIVLWIIVLVLFALSIAGIFLPVLPDTILLWAGFLLYHFFIADPGAGLPASFWWGMVVLSILLYGADLLTNMFFVKKYGGSKWSSVAAAVGIVLGIFVFPPFGMLIMPFVLVVLVELLVQKQPIEKAVKAGFGSLIGFLGSAVVKVVLQVSMIVWFFLAR
- the lexA gene encoding transcriptional repressor LexA; translation: MSKLSSRQQAIIEFIRKEVRDKGYPPSVREIGEAVGLASSSTVHGHLARLEKKGLIRRDPTKPRAIELLSEEDRFQDNFEDSVVRVPVIGKVTAGQPITAIEDVEEYFPLPENIVTSDKVYMLRISGNSMIDAGILDGDYVIVRQQHVANNGDIVVAMTEEDEATVKRFFKEKNHFRLQPENATMEPIILDNVTILGKVIGVYRLIH
- the yneA gene encoding cell division suppressor protein YneA — its product is MNAMSIHNRFEKKQPRRVRLGITRGQAILFLLTFSLFFYLLTELVFASSAHKEPLKGKEVTVRSGDSLWTIAVRHHHSEKVDVRDLIFDIKMANNLDSNLIYPGQTLFIPETD
- a CDS encoding DUF896 domain-containing protein, which translates into the protein MVSDAEIKRINELVKKSREVGLTDEEKQEQKALRQKYIDAVKMSLRANLDSIRYVEDLEENRPKQ
- the crcB gene encoding fluoride efflux transporter CrcB: MAWVAVAVGGAVGSLLRYVLALVANQPGWPVGTWLANIIGSFAIGVLFVIGKERGGFSPELYLLFTTGIMGGFTTFSTFSLEVVSFWGGGQWLRGLVYALLSIVVGLLSCAAGIWLARQMQ